A window from Chitinivorax sp. PXF-14 encodes these proteins:
- a CDS encoding AAA family ATPase — MTAMTRFTGTESYVATQDLMMAVNAAITLQRPLLIKGEPGTGKTMLAEEVASALGLPLIQWHIKSTTKAQQGLYEYDAVSRLRDSQLGDERVKDIANYIVKGKLWEAFENGQQAVLLIDEIDKADIEFPNDLLRELDRMEFYVYETRETVVAKTRPIIIITSNNEKELPDAFLRRCFFHYIRFPDKDTMQQIVSVHYPHLKQDLLKEAMELFFAIRELPGIKKKPSTSELLDWLKLLMAEDIPAAALKSADAEAIVPPLAGALLKNEQDVNLFERLVGMVKSRRG; from the coding sequence ATGACCGCCATGACCCGTTTTACCGGTACCGAATCCTACGTCGCCACCCAAGACCTGATGATGGCGGTGAACGCTGCCATCACCCTGCAACGCCCACTGCTGATCAAGGGTGAGCCAGGCACCGGCAAGACCATGCTGGCGGAAGAAGTGGCCAGCGCGCTCGGCTTGCCGCTGATCCAGTGGCATATCAAGTCGACCACCAAGGCCCAGCAAGGGCTGTACGAATACGATGCGGTGTCGCGCCTGCGCGACTCGCAGCTCGGCGATGAACGCGTCAAGGACATCGCCAACTACATCGTCAAGGGCAAGCTGTGGGAGGCATTCGAGAACGGTCAGCAAGCGGTTCTGCTGATCGACGAGATCGACAAGGCCGACATCGAGTTCCCCAACGACTTACTGCGCGAACTCGACCGCATGGAGTTCTACGTCTACGAGACGCGCGAAACCGTGGTCGCCAAGACACGCCCGATCATCATCATCACCTCGAACAACGAGAAGGAGCTGCCCGACGCCTTTCTGCGCCGCTGCTTCTTCCATTACATCCGCTTCCCGGACAAGGACACGATGCAGCAGATCGTGTCGGTGCACTACCCGCACCTGAAACAGGACTTGCTGAAGGAGGCGATGGAGCTGTTTTTCGCCATCCGCGAGCTGCCGGGCATCAAGAAGAAGCCATCCACGTCGGAGCTGCTCGACTGGCTCAAGCTGCTGATGGCGGAAGACATCCCCGCCGCGGCATTGAAGAGCGCCGACGCCGAAGCCATCGTGCCGCCGCTCGCCGGGGCGCTGCTGAAGAACGAACAGGACGTCAATCTGTTC
- a CDS encoding acyl-CoA thioesterase, with product MFQTSVKVRISDINYGGHLGNDAVLSIMHEGRMQFMAWLGFAELDVEGFGIILADSVVVYKSEAFHGDELTVEVTAEEFNKYGCDLYYRLSNQHSGVEVARAKTGVVFFDYAARKVAVVPSAFLARIEHHRREASEE from the coding sequence ATGTTCCAGACCAGTGTCAAAGTCCGTATCAGCGATATCAACTACGGTGGGCACCTTGGCAACGATGCGGTCCTGTCGATCATGCACGAAGGCCGCATGCAGTTCATGGCGTGGCTCGGCTTCGCGGAGCTGGACGTGGAAGGGTTTGGCATCATCCTGGCCGACTCGGTCGTGGTGTACAAAAGCGAAGCCTTCCATGGGGATGAGTTGACGGTCGAGGTTACCGCGGAAGAGTTCAACAAATACGGTTGTGACCTGTACTACCGGCTCAGCAACCAACATAGCGGTGTGGAAGTGGCGCGCGCCAAGACTGGCGTCGTGTTTTTCGACTATGCGGCACGCAAGGTGGCAGTCGTTCCTTCGGCCTTCCTGGCCCGGATCGAGCACCATCGTAGAGAGGCAAGTGAAGAATGA
- a CDS encoding universal stress protein: MYQRILVPVDDSETSHRALDEAGKFAKDQRAVLRLVSVIDLAQFSWGGAEFLDTSDLQASLREAGKKTLEAAQERLKADGVEAETALVETWGGRIAGLVVEEATRWQADVIVMGTHGWTGLDHLILGSVAEGVVRITPVPVLLVRTR, from the coding sequence ATGTATCAGCGTATTCTGGTTCCGGTGGACGATAGCGAAACCTCCCATCGGGCGCTCGACGAAGCTGGCAAGTTCGCCAAGGACCAGCGGGCGGTGCTGCGCCTGGTCAGCGTGATCGATCTGGCCCAGTTCAGCTGGGGGGGCGCCGAATTTCTGGATACTTCCGATCTGCAAGCCTCCTTGCGCGAGGCCGGCAAAAAGACGCTGGAAGCCGCCCAGGAGCGGCTCAAGGCTGACGGCGTGGAGGCCGAGACCGCACTGGTCGAGACCTGGGGCGGGCGCATCGCCGGCCTCGTGGTCGAAGAGGCCACACGCTGGCAGGCCGATGTGATCGTGATGGGCACGCACGGTTGGACGGGGCTTGATCACCTGATTCTGGGGAGCGTGGCGGAAGGTGTCGTACGGATAACGCCGGTACCGGTGTTGCTGGTGCGCACCCGTTGA
- a CDS encoding radical SAM protein, translated as MNDVSRGASVLSVVNHDRDAAGLTYVYPVVSRRAGGLSVGINLNPNNACNWRCVYCQVPGLERGAAPAIDLALLRRELSGFLQQVVHGDFLLQHVPAEARRLNDIALSGNGEPTSAEEFDQVIDLVGEVVAEFGLVGQIKLVLITNGSLMHRPQVQHGIARMNELNGEVWFKLDRGTAEEMLAVNQSAITPARVRRHIGIASRLCRTWVQTCMFAMDDHLPDEASLTAYLDLLQTIMQKDLAPLAGVLLYGLARPSMQIEGQRLSPAPAEWMQALAERIEPLGLPVKLSV; from the coding sequence GTGAATGATGTGAGCAGGGGGGCGTCGGTGCTCTCCGTGGTCAACCATGATCGTGATGCGGCTGGGCTGACCTATGTCTACCCCGTCGTTTCCCGCCGTGCCGGCGGTCTGTCGGTTGGTATCAACCTGAATCCGAACAACGCCTGCAACTGGCGTTGCGTGTATTGCCAGGTGCCGGGCCTGGAGCGTGGTGCCGCGCCGGCGATCGATCTGGCGCTGCTGCGCCGTGAGCTGAGCGGGTTCCTGCAGCAGGTCGTGCATGGTGATTTTTTGCTGCAGCATGTGCCTGCCGAGGCACGACGTCTCAACGACATTGCGCTGTCCGGCAATGGCGAGCCAACCAGTGCGGAGGAGTTTGATCAGGTCATTGATCTGGTCGGCGAGGTCGTGGCGGAGTTTGGCCTAGTCGGGCAGATCAAGCTGGTGCTGATCACCAACGGCAGCCTGATGCATCGCCCGCAAGTCCAGCACGGCATCGCCCGCATGAACGAGCTCAATGGCGAGGTCTGGTTCAAGCTGGATCGTGGCACCGCCGAGGAAATGCTGGCGGTCAATCAGTCCGCCATCACGCCCGCACGGGTTCGGCGCCATATCGGCATAGCATCGAGACTGTGCCGGACCTGGGTGCAGACCTGCATGTTTGCGATGGACGACCACCTGCCCGACGAGGCCTCGCTCACGGCTTATCTCGATCTGTTGCAAACCATCATGCAGAAGGATTTGGCGCCGTTGGCCGGGGTGCTGCTGTATGGGTTGGCTAGGCCGTCGATGCAGATCGAGGGGCAACGGCTGAGCCCTGCACCAGCGGAATGGATGCAGGCGCTGGCCGAACGCATCGAGCCATTGGGGCTGCCCGTCAAGCTCAGTGTGTGA
- a CDS encoding helix-turn-helix domain-containing protein, whose protein sequence is MKLFDKILNPREIRRKLGLNQQEFWTKIGVTQSGGSRYESGRNMPKPVRELLRLVHVEQLDLTKVRKEDFDIIEYLKDTHPDLYKSLKKAVRARSETQQAPTDMAN, encoded by the coding sequence ATGAAACTCTTTGACAAGATTCTTAACCCGCGCGAGATTCGTCGCAAACTTGGCCTCAACCAGCAGGAATTCTGGACCAAGATCGGCGTGACTCAAAGCGGCGGCTCCCGCTACGAGAGCGGCCGCAACATGCCCAAGCCAGTACGCGAACTGCTGCGCCTGGTGCACGTTGAACAACTGGACCTTACCAAGGTTCGGAAAGAGGACTTCGACATCATCGAATACCTCAAGGACACACACCCGGACCTGTACAAGAGCCTGAAAAAGGCAGTCCGTGCGCGCAGCGAAACACAGCAGGCGCCCACCGACATGGCCAACTGA
- the dnaX gene encoding DNA polymerase III subunit gamma/tau, with protein sequence MTYQVLARKWRSRNFAQVVGQEHVVRAISNALEKQRLHHAYLFTGTRGVGKTSIARILAKSLNCETGITAEPCGQCSACTQIDAGRFVDLLELDAASNTGIDNMREVIDNAQYAPTAGRFKVYLIDEVHMLSKSAFNAMLKTLEEPPAHVKFILATTDPQKVPITVLSRCLQFNLRQIPPQTVAEHLCYVLDQEQIPYEPAALLLLGHAAAGSMRDSLSLLDQAIAYGAGRVEEAGVRAMLGAIDQTYLYALLEALAARDGQALIAQADAMAKRSIAFDAALQDLSAVLQRIALAQVVPASLEASPDASRMLALAGQLPAEDVQLYYQIALHGRRDLALAPDEYAGFSMALLRMLAFAPGNAAAGLPPPVTPPARRPETPPPPAPTQAAPRSNPGDPMAQVRSMLAVKGVASAGRPATLTREVPAARVPEPVPPRPVPPVAPAPRVAQNTPPARDEVPPWVDDEPAPVAQQPRAVEDQVSPAEPAVPALELPALADSALAFDGDWHSLVSVLPLGGMAKMLAQNCVVKSFLAGEFRLGLPMEHKALADRTYQDKLKQALEQHFAAAVRLHVEVSEIQLDTPAAIDQKAREARLQAAELAIHVDPFVQDLKQHFGARVVEGSIKPI encoded by the coding sequence ATGACTTATCAAGTACTCGCCCGCAAATGGCGCTCACGTAATTTCGCCCAGGTTGTCGGGCAGGAGCACGTGGTGCGCGCGATCAGCAACGCGCTGGAAAAGCAGCGCCTGCATCACGCCTACCTGTTTACCGGTACGCGCGGTGTCGGCAAGACATCGATCGCGCGTATTCTGGCCAAGTCGCTCAATTGCGAGACCGGCATTACGGCTGAGCCGTGCGGTCAATGCTCGGCGTGCACGCAAATCGATGCCGGGCGCTTTGTCGACCTGCTCGAGCTGGATGCGGCCTCGAATACCGGCATCGACAATATGCGCGAAGTCATCGATAACGCGCAGTACGCGCCGACGGCCGGGCGCTTCAAGGTCTACCTGATCGATGAAGTGCACATGCTGTCGAAGTCGGCATTCAACGCGATGCTGAAGACGCTCGAAGAGCCGCCGGCACACGTCAAGTTCATCCTGGCGACGACCGATCCGCAAAAAGTGCCGATCACCGTGCTGTCGCGCTGCCTGCAGTTCAATCTGCGGCAGATCCCGCCGCAGACGGTCGCCGAGCATCTGTGCTACGTGCTCGACCAGGAGCAGATTCCCTATGAGCCGGCCGCATTGTTGCTGCTCGGCCATGCGGCTGCGGGCTCGATGCGTGATTCGCTGAGTCTGCTCGACCAGGCGATCGCCTATGGCGCCGGGCGGGTGGAAGAGGCCGGGGTGCGCGCCATGCTGGGCGCCATCGATCAGACCTATCTCTATGCCTTGCTCGAGGCGCTGGCGGCGCGTGACGGCCAGGCGCTGATCGCCCAGGCCGACGCCATGGCAAAGCGCTCGATTGCCTTCGATGCTGCGTTGCAGGACCTGTCCGCTGTGCTGCAGCGCATCGCGCTGGCGCAGGTGGTGCCCGCATCGCTGGAGGCCTCGCCGGACGCGTCGCGCATGCTTGCGCTGGCTGGCCAGTTGCCCGCGGAGGATGTGCAGCTCTATTACCAGATCGCCCTGCACGGCCGCCGTGACCTGGCCTTGGCGCCGGATGAGTACGCGGGCTTCTCCATGGCGCTGCTGCGCATGCTCGCGTTCGCGCCCGGTAACGCCGCAGCAGGCCTGCCACCGCCGGTGACGCCGCCTGCCCGCCGTCCAGAAACCCCGCCGCCGCCGGCGCCGACCCAGGCCGCCCCACGCTCGAATCCAGGCGACCCGATGGCGCAGGTGCGGTCGATGCTGGCCGTCAAAGGCGTGGCCAGTGCGGGGCGTCCGGCGACATTGACGCGCGAAGTACCCGCGGCGCGAGTGCCCGAGCCTGTTCCGCCGCGCCCGGTGCCGCCTGTCGCGCCGGCACCGCGTGTTGCCCAGAATACGCCGCCGGCGCGCGATGAAGTGCCACCGTGGGTGGACGACGAGCCTGCGCCTGTGGCGCAGCAGCCCCGCGCGGTCGAAGATCAAGTATCGCCGGCCGAGCCGGCTGTTCCGGCGCTCGAGCTGCCTGCATTAGCCGATAGTGCCCTGGCCTTCGACGGGGACTGGCACAGCTTGGTGTCCGTGCTACCGCTCGGTGGCATGGCCAAGATGCTGGCGCAGAATTGCGTCGTAAAATCGTTTTTGGCCGGAGAGTTCCGCCTGGGCTTGCCGATGGAGCATAAGGCGCTTGCCGATCGCACCTACCAGGACAAATTGAAGCAGGCGCTTGAGCAGCATTTTGCCGCCGCTGTCCGTCTGCACGTGGAAGTGAGCGAGATTCAGCTCGATACGCCCGCCGCCATCGATCAGAAGGCGCGCGAAGCCAGGCTGCAGGCCGCAGAGCTCGCGATTCATGTGGATCCTTTTGTGCAGGATCTAAAACAACACTTCGGCGCACGTGTCGTCGAAGGTTCAATCAAACCTATTTAG
- a CDS encoding YbaB/EbfC family nucleoid-associated protein, with protein sequence MMKGGLGNLMKQAQMMQDNMKRAQEQLGQVEVEGQSGAGMVKVVMTCHHDVKRVTIDPSLMGEDKEMLEDLLAAAVNDANRRVETTSQEKMAGFTAGMGLPPGFKLPF encoded by the coding sequence ATGATGAAAGGTGGCTTGGGCAATCTGATGAAGCAGGCCCAGATGATGCAGGACAATATGAAGCGCGCGCAGGAGCAGCTCGGCCAGGTCGAAGTCGAGGGACAGTCCGGCGCTGGCATGGTCAAGGTGGTCATGACCTGCCATCACGACGTCAAGCGCGTCACCATTGATCCGAGCCTGATGGGTGAGGACAAGGAGATGCTGGAGGACCTGCTGGCCGCCGCGGTGAACGACGCCAATCGCCGCGTCGAAACCACCTCGCAGGAAAAGATGGCCGGCTTCACCGCCGGCATGGGCTTGCCGCCGGGCTTCAAGCTGCCGTTCTGA
- the recR gene encoding recombination mediator RecR: protein MKSPSSLEQLIDALRVLPGVGPKSAQRMAYHLLQRDQAGAQRLARALEGALSSLRHCSRCNTFTESVLCPLCADERRDHSQLCVVEMPADLLMVEQAMAYHGLYFVLMGRLSPLDGVGPRDVHLDRLLQRALDGVVTEVILSTNFTVEGEATAHYIAEMLKARGIKVSRIARGLPVGGELEHVDSGTLAQAVIERRAM, encoded by the coding sequence GTGAAATCTCCGTCCAGCTTGGAGCAACTGATCGACGCCTTGCGCGTATTGCCCGGAGTCGGCCCCAAATCGGCGCAGCGCATGGCCTACCACCTGTTGCAGCGCGACCAGGCCGGTGCCCAGCGCCTGGCGCGGGCGCTGGAGGGCGCGCTTTCCAGCCTGCGCCATTGCTCGCGTTGCAATACCTTCACCGAATCGGTGCTGTGCCCGCTCTGTGCCGATGAGCGCCGGGACCATAGTCAGCTTTGCGTGGTGGAGATGCCGGCGGACCTGCTGATGGTGGAGCAGGCCATGGCCTACCACGGGCTGTATTTCGTGCTGATGGGGCGATTGTCCCCATTGGACGGGGTCGGCCCGCGCGATGTTCACCTCGACCGGCTGCTGCAGCGCGCGCTCGATGGCGTGGTGACCGAGGTCATTCTGTCGACCAATTTCACGGTGGAAGGCGAGGCAACCGCCCACTACATCGCGGAGATGCTCAAGGCGCGAGGCATCAAGGTCAGCCGTATCGCCCGCGGCTTGCCGGTCGGCGGCGAACTCGAGCACGTCGACTCGGGCACCCTGGCGCAAGCCGTCATCGAACGACGGGCAATGTAG
- a CDS encoding AAA family ATPase encodes MATPLQSILVANPKGGSGKSTLATNLAGHFAWAGERTMLGDIDRQQSSLRWLQRRPDNLPAIQGWDVEPDEPAKPPKGTTRVVLDTPAGLHGKKLAQVLKLVGRIIVPVQPSAFDMWASEDFFAQLAEEKAVRKQQAFIAVVGMRVDARTRAAQQLEAFLAGFDLPVLTYLRETQLYVQLAGQGLTLFDMPRSKTERDRAQWQPLVDWLRTPIVG; translated from the coding sequence ATGGCGACACCTCTACAGTCCATCCTCGTGGCGAACCCCAAGGGCGGTTCGGGCAAGTCGACCCTGGCAACCAACCTCGCCGGCCATTTCGCCTGGGCTGGCGAACGTACCATGCTGGGTGATATCGACCGCCAGCAGTCGTCGTTGCGCTGGCTCCAGCGCCGGCCGGACAACTTGCCTGCCATCCAGGGATGGGATGTCGAGCCGGACGAGCCGGCGAAGCCCCCCAAGGGCACCACCCGGGTTGTGCTCGATACCCCGGCCGGCCTGCATGGCAAGAAGCTGGCCCAGGTGCTCAAGCTGGTAGGCCGGATCATCGTGCCGGTTCAGCCGTCGGCATTCGATATGTGGGCGAGCGAAGATTTTTTTGCGCAGCTGGCCGAGGAAAAGGCCGTACGCAAGCAGCAGGCCTTCATTGCCGTGGTCGGCATGCGGGTCGATGCCCGCACGCGGGCGGCACAACAGCTGGAGGCTTTTCTTGCCGGCTTTGACCTGCCGGTGCTGACCTACCTACGGGAAACTCAGCTCTACGTGCAGCTGGCGGGGCAGGGGCTGACGCTGTTCGACATGCCGCGGTCGAAAACCGAGCGTGATCGCGCGCAATGGCAGCCGCTGGTCGACTGGCTGCGTACCCCGATCGTGGGGTGA
- the argF gene encoding ornithine carbamoyltransferase → MAIKHFLQFKDFTREEFEYLFQRSKWIKHQFKNYLAYQPLKDRTLAMVFEKQSTRTRVSFEAGMYQMGGIALNLTTGQTQLGRGEPIEDVARVISRMVDIVMIRTYNQDIIERFALYSRVPVINGLTDEHHPCQIMADIFTFIEHRGSIEGKIVAWVGDGNNVARSWLQAAKIFGFTLHVSTPPGFELAAGEDDGPHLKVFADPMEAAKDADLVTTDVWTSMGWEDEEADRKEKFADWQVDADMMRVARPDALFMHCLPAHRGEEVSAEVIDGPASVVWDEAENRMHTQKAVLEYLLLGKLAG, encoded by the coding sequence ATGGCGATAAAACACTTCCTGCAATTCAAGGACTTCACGCGCGAAGAGTTCGAGTACCTGTTCCAGCGTTCGAAGTGGATAAAGCATCAGTTCAAGAATTACCTGGCCTACCAGCCACTGAAGGATCGTACGCTGGCCATGGTGTTCGAGAAGCAGTCCACCCGCACACGCGTCAGTTTCGAGGCAGGCATGTACCAGATGGGTGGTATTGCGCTCAACCTGACCACCGGGCAGACGCAGCTGGGCCGCGGTGAGCCGATCGAGGATGTGGCGCGCGTGATTTCCCGCATGGTGGATATCGTGATGATCCGCACCTACAACCAGGACATCATCGAACGCTTCGCGCTGTATTCGAGAGTACCCGTCATCAATGGCCTGACCGACGAGCACCATCCGTGCCAGATCATGGCGGACATCTTTACCTTCATCGAGCATCGCGGCTCGATCGAAGGCAAGATCGTCGCCTGGGTTGGTGACGGCAACAATGTTGCGCGCTCCTGGCTGCAGGCCGCCAAGATTTTCGGCTTCACGCTCCACGTCTCGACGCCACCCGGCTTCGAGCTCGCGGCTGGCGAGGATGACGGCCCGCATCTCAAGGTCTTTGCCGACCCGATGGAAGCTGCCAAGGATGCGGACCTGGTGACCACCGACGTGTGGACCAGCATGGGCTGGGAAGACGAGGAGGCGGACCGCAAGGAAAAATTCGCCGATTGGCAGGTGGATGCCGACATGATGCGGGTGGCGAGGCCTGATGCGCTGTTCATGCATTGCCTGCCGGCGCATCGTGGCGAGGAGGTATCGGCCGAGGTGATCGACGGCCCGGCCTCCGTCGTCTGGGACGAAGCGGAGAACCGCATGCATACGCAGAAGGCTGTGCTCGAATATTTGCTGCTGGGTAAACTCGCCGGCTAG
- a CDS encoding VOC family protein has product MIDHTGLSVSDYGVSKAFYQAALAPLGYSVLMEFTAEQTGGFEGAGLGVAPTPDFWLSRGEPQKPPLHIAFRADSRAQVDAFYAAAIKAGGRDNGGPGLRPHYHPDYYGAFVFDPDGNNIEAVCHLPE; this is encoded by the coding sequence ATGATTGATCATACTGGATTGAGCGTGAGTGACTACGGTGTCAGCAAGGCGTTCTATCAGGCTGCATTGGCGCCGCTCGGCTATTCTGTGTTGATGGAATTTACGGCTGAACAGACCGGTGGTTTTGAAGGGGCTGGCCTCGGTGTTGCCCCCACGCCGGATTTCTGGCTCAGCCGTGGCGAGCCGCAGAAGCCGCCGCTGCATATTGCTTTTCGTGCTGACAGCCGCGCCCAGGTCGATGCGTTTTACGCGGCGGCGATCAAGGCCGGTGGGCGGGATAACGGTGGCCCCGGTTTGCGTCCTCACTATCATCCAGATTACTACGGCGCATTCGTGTTCGACCCTGACGGCAACAATATCGAAGCCGTCTGCCATCTGCCCGAATGA
- a CDS encoding 5-carboxymethyl-2-hydroxymuconate Delta-isomerase → MPHLVLEYTANLAGQVDHRALFGKLHATMMASGEFRQEEIKSRAVRLDDYYIGNGDPENAFVHLKVSMLDKRGDVAMQRIAQSLLPVLEDGYRQAFETHKCQICVEAVGMQTDCYFKVVA, encoded by the coding sequence ATGCCGCATCTCGTGCTTGAATACACAGCGAATCTGGCCGGGCAGGTTGATCACCGTGCATTGTTTGGCAAGCTGCACGCCACGATGATGGCGAGCGGCGAGTTCCGTCAGGAAGAGATCAAGAGCCGCGCCGTTCGGCTCGACGATTACTATATCGGCAATGGCGACCCGGAGAATGCATTTGTGCACCTCAAGGTCTCCATGCTCGACAAGCGTGGCGATGTCGCCATGCAACGTATTGCCCAGAGCCTGCTGCCGGTGCTTGAAGATGGCTACCGGCAGGCATTTGAAACGCACAAGTGCCAGATTTGTGTCGAGGCTGTTGGCATGCAAACCGATTGTTACTTCAAAGTTGTTGCTTAA
- a CDS encoding argininosuccinate synthase — protein sequence MSDVKKVVLAYSGGLDTSVILKWLQDTYQCEVVTFTADIGQGEELEPARAKALKLGIKPENIFIDDLREEFVRDFVFPMFRANSVYEGEYLLGTSIARPLISKRQIEIANQVGADAVSHGATGKGNDQVRFELGYYALKPGVKVIAPWREWDLLSREKLLTYAEAAGIPIEMKHKQGGAPYSMDANLLHISFEGRHLEDPKAEAEESMWRWTVSPEAAPDAPEYIDMEFEHGDPVALNGVRLKPHEMLAKLNELGGKHGIGRLDLVENRYVGMKSRGCYETPGGTILLKAHRGIESITLDREVAHLKDDLMPRYASLIYNGYWWSPERRALQALIDTTQQCVNGWVRLKLYKGGVYVVARDSKDTLFDQTIATFDDDGGAYNQADAGGFIKLNALRMRIAAKKRG from the coding sequence ATGTCTGACGTCAAGAAAGTCGTGCTCGCCTATTCGGGCGGCCTGGATACCTCGGTCATTCTCAAGTGGCTGCAGGACACCTATCAATGCGAAGTGGTCACCTTCACCGCCGACATCGGCCAGGGTGAGGAGCTGGAGCCCGCTCGTGCCAAGGCACTGAAGCTCGGCATCAAGCCCGAGAACATCTTCATCGACGATCTGCGCGAAGAGTTCGTGCGTGATTTCGTATTTCCGATGTTCCGTGCCAATTCGGTCTACGAAGGCGAATACCTGCTCGGCACATCGATTGCCCGCCCGCTGATTTCCAAGCGTCAGATCGAGATCGCCAACCAGGTCGGTGCCGACGCGGTGTCGCACGGCGCGACCGGCAAGGGCAACGACCAGGTGCGCTTCGAGCTCGGCTACTACGCGCTCAAGCCTGGCGTCAAAGTGATTGCGCCGTGGCGCGAATGGGACCTGCTGTCGCGCGAGAAACTCCTGACCTACGCAGAAGCTGCCGGCATCCCCATCGAGATGAAGCACAAGCAAGGTGGCGCGCCCTATTCGATGGACGCCAACCTGCTGCATATTTCGTTCGAAGGCCGCCACCTCGAAGACCCCAAGGCTGAGGCGGAAGAGTCGATGTGGCGCTGGACGGTGAGCCCGGAGGCCGCCCCTGATGCGCCCGAATACATCGACATGGAATTCGAGCATGGTGACCCGGTCGCGCTCAATGGTGTGCGCCTGAAGCCGCACGAAATGCTGGCCAAGTTGAACGAGCTTGGTGGCAAGCACGGTATCGGCCGGCTGGACCTGGTCGAGAACCGTTACGTCGGCATGAAGTCGCGCGGTTGCTACGAAACCCCGGGCGGCACGATTCTGCTCAAGGCACACCGTGGCATCGAGTCCATCACGCTCGACCGCGAGGTGGCGCATCTGAAGGATGACCTGATGCCTCGTTACGCCAGCCTGATTTACAACGGCTACTGGTGGAGTCCGGAGCGCAGGGCGCTGCAGGCGCTGATCGATACCACCCAGCAGTGCGTCAACGGCTGGGTACGCCTCAAGCTGTACAAGGGCGGCGTATACGTGGTTGCCCGCGACTCGAAGGACACCCTGTTCGACCAGACCATCGCGACGTTTGACGATGACGGCGGCGCCTACAATCAGGCTGATGCAGGCGGCTTCATCAAGCTCAACGCATTGCGCATGCGTATTGCAGCGAAGAAGCGCGGCTGA
- a CDS encoding DUF2788 domain-containing protein: MNEELFTELSLQICVTALILYMGFIIYNLAKESKAGKYGTMVMFGTLGFGVVGFLIKTVLTKVIA, translated from the coding sequence ATGAACGAAGAGCTCTTCACGGAATTGTCGCTGCAAATCTGCGTTACCGCCCTGATCCTGTACATGGGGTTCATCATTTACAATCTGGCGAAGGAATCCAAAGCCGGAAAATATGGAACCATGGTGATGTTCGGCACGCTTGGTTTTGGCGTGGTGGGCTTTCTGATCAAGACCGTGCTGACCAAGGTCATTGCGTAG
- a CDS encoding pyrimidine/purine nucleoside phosphorylase, with amino-acid sequence MSLQFDNVSVVKKANVYFDGKCVSHTVAFADGSRKSVGVILPSSLTFNTGAPEVMELIAGKCKVKLAGAADWVAYEGGQSFDVPGNSSFQIEVTETLDYVCHFG; translated from the coding sequence ATGTCTCTTCAATTCGATAATGTGAGCGTCGTCAAAAAGGCCAATGTCTATTTTGACGGCAAGTGTGTCAGCCACACCGTGGCGTTTGCCGATGGCAGCCGCAAGTCGGTCGGCGTGATTTTGCCGTCGAGCTTGACTTTCAATACGGGCGCACCGGAAGTGATGGAGCTGATCGCCGGCAAGTGCAAGGTGAAGCTGGCTGGCGCTGCCGATTGGGTTGCCTATGAAGGTGGCCAGTCGTTCGATGTACCCGGCAACTCCTCGTTCCAGATCGAGGTGACGGAAACCCTCGATTACGTCTGTCACTTCGGTTAA
- a CDS encoding YajQ family cyclic di-GMP-binding protein: MPSFDIVSEVNEVEVRNAVDQTNKEVGTRFDFKGSDARVEQAEKVLTMFADTEFQLDQVKDILKTKLAKRGVDIRCLDEGSVEKVSGNKVKQAITVKVGIETELAKKIVRLIKDSKLKVQASIQGDAVRVSGAKRDILQDAIALARKEITEFPLQFQNFRD, translated from the coding sequence ATGCCCTCGTTTGATATTGTCTCGGAAGTGAATGAAGTCGAAGTCCGTAATGCCGTTGATCAGACAAACAAGGAAGTCGGCACGCGTTTTGACTTCAAGGGCAGTGATGCCCGTGTCGAGCAGGCAGAGAAAGTCCTGACGATGTTTGCCGATACCGAGTTCCAGCTCGATCAGGTGAAGGATATTCTGAAAACCAAGCTGGCCAAACGTGGTGTCGATATCCGCTGCCTGGATGAAGGCTCGGTGGAGAAGGTCAGCGGCAACAAGGTCAAGCAGGCGATCACGGTCAAGGTCGGCATCGAGACCGAACTGGCAAAGAAGATCGTAAGGCTGATCAAGGATAGCAAGCTCAAGGTGCAGGCCAGTATCCAGGGTGATGCAGTACGTGTGTCGGGTGCCAAGCGAGATATCCTGCAAGATGCCATTGCGCTTGCACGCAAGGAAATCACCGAGTTCCCGTTGCAGTTCCAGAATTTCCGAGATTGA